The sequence below is a genomic window from Clostridia bacterium.
CTCTTCCTGGTCATGTGTGACGTAGAGGCTCGTAATATTCAGAGACTGCTGCAGGCGGCGTATCTCCGAGCGCATCTGCACACGCCGCTTGGCATCGAGGTTCGATAGAGGTTCATCCAAGAGCAGGACCTCTGGATGGGTGACGATCACCCGGGCCAGAGCTACTCGTTGCTGCTCACCCCCTGATAGCTGACTGGGTTGGCGCCTTTCCATGCCCTCGAGTCCAACAAGTTGAAGTACGTCTGCAACTTCCTTATGTCTCTGCGATATGGGCATGCCCTTGACAGCGAGTCCGTAGGAGACATTCTCGAAGATGTTCATGTGGGGGAACAGTGCATAGTTCTGGAATACGAATCCGATGCTCCGCTTGTTTGGCATTATCCCAGTCACATCCCGCTCTCCGATGAAGATGCGTCCTGCAGTAGGGTTTTCGAATCCAGCTATCATGCGAAGAGCGGTGGTCTTTCCGCATCCTGAGGGGCCCAGGAGCGTCACCAACTCTCCGGGTTTAACCACGAGGTCCAGGCTTCTCACTGCGTGAACTGCTCCCCGTTCTGCGTGGAAGAAGGTTTTGCTTATGCCCTCAAGCCGTATACCACTAGCCATTGCTGACCCTCCTTGACCTAGCGGATCTGGGTGACGCCCACTGATTCATGCATGCCGGCACGGCGCATCACCCACCGGATAACGCTCATCGTGATGAAGACGATTGCGATGACGAGTATCGAGAATCCAGCAGCATGCCCTAGCTCCAGCTCTGTGGCGCCTTCCAGAATCCTCACAGTGATCAGTGTCCAGTTCACTGAGATTAGGAATATGGTGGCGCTGATTGCTGTCATTGCCCTGATGAACATGATCTCAAGCCCGGCGAAGAAAGCAGGTGCAACCAGCGGTATCGTGATCTTCCTGAATGTCGTAGCCGTGCTGGCTCCGAGGCTTGCTGAGGCTTCCTCTATGGCGGGATCTATCTGATGGAGAGTAGCTATTGTTGCCCGTATTCCAGTTGCACTGTATCTGAACACATAGGCTGCTATGAGTATCCAGGCCGTGCCGGCTATGGCGAACGGGGGGTTGTTGAACGACAGAAGGTATCCGATACCCACGATGATGCCTGGCAGGCTGTAGTTGATCATCGACACGAACTCCATCAAGCCCTTGCCTGGGAGCGATTTCTTCGACACAAGGTAGCCAACAAGCACGCCATACAGGCCCCCAAGGGGCATCGATGCGAAGGCTATCATAAGTGTGTCGCGAATCGCCTTCCGCCCGAATGTGAAAATGTACCGATAGTTCTCAAGAGTGAATGTGTGATTGGCGCCCCACGCTCTGACGAGTGATCCGAATAGGATGGATCCGTAAAGGAAGAAGATGAAAATGGAAATACACAGACAAATGCCCAGCAACACCCAGCGAGCTCCTGCACTCACTATCCTGCTTCCACTTTGGGCTCCCGATTTTCCAGACACCGTGATGTAGCTTCGCCGGCCCACCCAGTAGCGCTGGAGGCTGAATATGACCAGCGAAGGCACGAGCAGTAGGAAGCAGAGTGCGGCCCCGCCCTTCATATCGTACAGCCCAGTGATCTGAAGATACGCCTGAGTGGGCAGAACTGGGAAGCGTGCGCCTGAGAGAATTAGCGGACTTGCGAAGTCAGCCAGTGAGCTTGCAAACAGGACAAGAAGCGAATTGGCCAGGCCAGGTATGGTAAGGGGAAGCGAGACGGTGAGGAACACCCTCAAACGAGAGCCGCCAAGGCTGAATGCTGCGTCTTCCATGCTCAGGTCCACATTCGCGAGGACTCCCCTCATGGTCAGGTATGCGATGGGAAAGTAAGTGAGCACTTCAGCGAGAAGTGCACCCTGCAGACCGTATATGTTGGAGTGCCCAATGCCGAGTATGTTGTAGGTGATCAATCCACGCGGTCCCAACGCAAATAGAATAGCCAACGCGGACGTAAAGGGCGGCGAGATCATGGGGAGAAGGCAGGCTGCATCGATGATCCACTGCCAGGACTTTGCCACACCGATTCTGGCGTAGGTGAAGGCAAACAGGTAGCCCAACGCTGTTCCGATTACGGCCACGAGAGTGCCAAGGAAGATACTGTTTCTCAGAGCTAGCCTGTTGTTTGGGCGCGACAGTATCTGTATGAGCGGCTTGACCGTGACTTGCCCCTTGTTGAGGAACGCTGCGCCAATGAGCTTAGACAAGGGATACAGCACGAACAGCATCATGGCGGCCCACACGGCGAGAACCGCGAAGAGCAGAGCAGGGTCGCAGGTCAGATTGCGCAGATCCGTTCTCCATTTCGCCTCCGGTGCTAGGTGCGAGTGGGGAACGCCCATACCATATGGTTCTGCCGGCACATTTCTCCCTCCTAGAAAAGGCGGCCCGAGGGCCGCCTTCCCGTACATGCTTCTAGTGCTCATTTGAACCAACACTGTTCTGCCCGGCGGAGTGGGAGCTGGATCACTGGCCGAGAGTCTCTGTGACCCACCGGTCGATCAGACGCTGTCTGTTGTCGGCGGCCCACTTCAGGTCGAGATCAAACAGCTTGGCGCCTGTGACTTCGATCAGATCAGACACCTTCGCGCTTGGGTGCGTGGGCATGAAGCCTATCCCGTGTTTTGAATACAGGCTCTGAGCTTCAGCAGTGACGAGCCAGTCGAGGAATCTCTTGGCCAGATCATGGTTCTTGCCGTTCTTCACCAAGGCGCAGGCCTCGACTGCCACAACGCTTCCTTCCTTGGGGAAAGTGATCGCTACATCGTAGCCTTTCTGCTGTGTGAGAATGCAGTCCACAAGGAAGAACACGCCCGCCCCGGCCTGGCGAGTGCCAACGGGGACGGTGCCGCCGCCGCCGCTCTTGGTGTACACCTGGACCTGCCTATCGAGTTCCTTCATGTACTTGTATGCAGCGTCCTCACTACCCAAGGCGAATATCAGCGACATTATTCGATTGACACCAGTGCCCGATGTGCGCGCATCAGCCATCTGCAACTGCTGACGATATACGGGGCTAAGCAGGTCATTCCAGGATGCTGGGGGTTTCAGCTTGTTATCAGCAAGGAATCCTCTGTTCGACAGCAATACCACCGGATTCAGGGCGATTCCGGTGTAGAACCCCTTAGGGTCCTCAGGGATCGACTTCACCCCAGTGGGGAAGTAGCTTTCAAGAACGCCCTCATCCACAGCTGCTGCGAAGGTGTCGGCAGGCCCGCCGAAAACCATTCCCACCCTCGGGTTGTCTTTCTCTGCGATTATTCGGGCAAGAACCTCTCCCGATGAGTGCCGCACGAAATTGATCTTGATGCCGGTTTTCGCTGTGAACTCCTGAAACATGGGAGTGCAGAACGACTCAGGCCAGATGCTGTAGACGTCGAGCACAGATGCGCTCCCCACGCCCGCCGTAGCCAAGGCGAGAACGAGCAGGATAGATACCGCCAGAATGCTGCCTCTTCTCTTGTTCATGCTTGGTTTGCCTCCCGTCGTGAAATGTACGCCACTGGAAACCCATTCTACACAGCGGATGGAAACCCTCCCAGTATTGGGCCAATCGAGTATGCACCATACACCGTCGAATCTTGCTTCGCAAGAGGCGAGCCCGGCTCATTAGGTTCGCCTGGATTGTTTGCTGAACCAATGGACCGAAGCATGAGCTAGTAGTAGCGCGGAGTTGGGCGCGCACCGCATTTGCGTACGGCGGTTGCGGTGCAAGAGATGCGGTGCATCGGTTTCGCTCCTACCGAGCTTCGTCCTACGCAGTTACCTGCACTTAATGTGCCAACGATTAGTACAGCAATACCGGCAATCCCCTTCACTGCCTACCGCACACCGATCATCAACACCGGCCACGAAACTCGCTGTGCAATCCGATCGGACGTCTCGGGCGCTCCGAGCACGATCACGAACGCCAGCAACTTCCTTCCAACGCACCAGCTTGCGCCCCACATATGTATCATGGCTACAACTATTGCCACACATCTTTAGCTGCATCCCACAAAGGAGTGCGGCCGTCTGTGCAGAATTCAAAACCCAGGAACAGAATTCGAGCCCACGGACCTGGAATTGCGCCTGAGGATGGCGCGCGTGAATTGGTCGCGGGGGAAACTGGAGATCGCAATGAACGACGAGCTCATCGCAGTGTTGGCTGAACAAGTAACTGAACAGGTTATCGGCTGGCGTCGGCAGATCCATGAGCACCCCGAAGCTGGGTTTGAGGAGATTAACACATCGGATCTGGCGGCCCGACTTCTCTCCAGTGTTGGCTGTGTGGTTCGGAGCGGCATTGCGAAGACTGGCGCTGTTGGGCTTCTCAGGGGAGGCCGTCCAGGGCCAACCGTGGCCTTAAGGGCCGACATGGATTCGCTGCCGATAGCCGAGGATACTGGATTGCCGTGGGCCTCGCGCGTGCCGGGCAGGATGCATGCCTGCGGGCACGACGGCCATGTAGCCATGCTGATGGGCGCGGCCTGGGTTCTTAGCCAAGTCAGAGATGACCTTCCAGGCAATGTGAAGTTCATATTCCAGCCGTCGGAAGAACGCGATGGTGGAGCTGCGCCCATGATCGATGCCGGAGTGCTGGAGGAACCCCACGTTGATGCGATCTTCGCCACGCATCTTTGGCCTGATGTTCCGTTCGGTTCGATACGAGTGCACAGGGGTCCAGCGATGGCGTCCCTCGACGAGTTCTCGGCCCGCATTCACGGCAGAGGCGGACACGTGGCCACTCCGCACAAGAGCGTCGATGCGATTTCTGCAGCTGGGACGTTTATCACCCAGTTGCAGACTATCGTGAGCCGCGAAATCGACCCAACGGAACCTGTGGTTGTGAGTGTAGGGCGAATCGAGGGAGGCACGGCTTACAATGCCATCGCGGATGAAGTGTTCATGAATGGGACTGTCCGCGTGGTGAACCCTTCGCTTCGGCAAGTGGTGAAGGACAAGATTGAGGCGCGCCTCAGGGGCGTGGCCGAGGC
It includes:
- a CDS encoding ABC transporter ATP-binding protein, giving the protein MASGIRLEGISKTFFHAERGAVHAVRSLDLVVKPGELVTLLGPSGCGKTTALRMIAGFENPTAGRIFIGERDVTGIMPNKRSIGFVFQNYALFPHMNIFENVSYGLAVKGMPISQRHKEVADVLQLVGLEGMERRQPSQLSGGEQQRVALARVIVTHPEVLLLDEPLSNLDAKRRVQMRSEIRRLQQSLNITSLYVTHDQEEALSISDRVIVMNQGEVAQAGSPQEIYTHPASNFVAGFIGKVNSLPAVIERLDAETATSAFAGQSFTTSRPSIELNQGDTVFLMVRPESISLAAGGDSPSDDRSPRLHGRIEGITYMGEKMEYDVGLEGSVIKVTSYDPATHGIFEPGQDVGIVLREESMIVCKA
- a CDS encoding iron ABC transporter permease, which codes for MPAEPYGMGVPHSHLAPEAKWRTDLRNLTCDPALLFAVLAVWAAMMLFVLYPLSKLIGAAFLNKGQVTVKPLIQILSRPNNRLALRNSIFLGTLVAVIGTALGYLFAFTYARIGVAKSWQWIIDAACLLPMISPPFTSALAILFALGPRGLITYNILGIGHSNIYGLQGALLAEVLTYFPIAYLTMRGVLANVDLSMEDAAFSLGGSRLRVFLTVSLPLTIPGLANSLLVLFASSLADFASPLILSGARFPVLPTQAYLQITGLYDMKGGAALCFLLLVPSLVIFSLQRYWVGRRSYITVSGKSGAQSGSRIVSAGARWVLLGICLCISIFIFFLYGSILFGSLVRAWGANHTFTLENYRYIFTFGRKAIRDTLMIAFASMPLGGLYGVLVGYLVSKKSLPGKGLMEFVSMINYSLPGIIVGIGYLLSFNNPPFAIAGTAWILIAAYVFRYSATGIRATIATLHQIDPAIEEASASLGASTATTFRKITIPLVAPAFFAGLEIMFIRAMTAISATIFLISVNWTLITVRILEGATELELGHAAGFSILVIAIVFITMSVIRWVMRRAGMHESVGVTQIR
- a CDS encoding ABC transporter substrate-binding protein; the protein is MNKRRGSILAVSILLVLALATAGVGSASVLDVYSIWPESFCTPMFQEFTAKTGIKINFVRHSSGEVLARIIAEKDNPRVGMVFGGPADTFAAAVDEGVLESYFPTGVKSIPEDPKGFYTGIALNPVVLLSNRGFLADNKLKPPASWNDLLSPVYRQQLQMADARTSGTGVNRIMSLIFALGSEDAAYKYMKELDRQVQVYTKSGGGGTVPVGTRQAGAGVFFLVDCILTQQKGYDVAITFPKEGSVVAVEACALVKNGKNHDLAKRFLDWLVTAEAQSLYSKHGIGFMPTHPSAKVSDLIEVTGAKLFDLDLKWAADNRQRLIDRWVTETLGQ
- a CDS encoding amidohydrolase, with product MNWSRGKLEIAMNDELIAVLAEQVTEQVIGWRRQIHEHPEAGFEEINTSDLAARLLSSVGCVVRSGIAKTGAVGLLRGGRPGPTVALRADMDSLPIAEDTGLPWASRVPGRMHACGHDGHVAMLMGAAWVLSQVRDDLPGNVKFIFQPSEERDGGAAPMIDAGVLEEPHVDAIFATHLWPDVPFGSIRVHRGPAMASLDEFSARIHGRGGHVATPHKSVDAISAAGTFITQLQTIVSREIDPTEPVVVSVGRIEGGTAYNAIADEVFMNGTVRVVNPSLRQVVKDKIEARLRGVAEATGTGYDYDYHFGYPPVVNSTRMAEFVNASAGRILGNDHSGYAERPSLVGEDFAYFAQQAPGAIFLLGVGDELTGCYPLHHPKFTFNEAIMTTGVRLHAQLAVDFLFRDPE